A section of the Bacillus pumilus genome encodes:
- a CDS encoding cytochrome P450, with protein MKVKENYINVIPMKEIRSTDDLLFPFPIYNELRAQSDIRYDETRKCWDLFRYADIQSVLKQPKVFSSQRGRSTTKTSILTMDPPKHTKMRALVNKAFTPKAIKQLEDNIRDLTHDLLQQVKDQRTFDIVQDLAAPLPVMIIAELLGAEVKDRAFIKKHSDALVAGAKDESKEAIQAVVDMQKRAEEELSAYFTHLIQKRKESPTDDLISLLIQAEIDGERLTEDELLGFCILLLVAGNETTTNLITNAVRLLTEQPHIAEAVRQDPPLIPQLTEETLRYYPPVQAIGRIAAEDVEIAGSKIKKGDYLISWVASANRDEQKFDDPDTFRLDRKSNPHMSFGFGIHFCLGAPLARLESNIALEVLLQTFQDITCVADQLKPIQSTFVFGVKEFPVQVTRF; from the coding sequence ATGAAAGTGAAAGAAAACTATATCAATGTCATTCCAATGAAAGAAATCCGTTCGACCGATGACCTTCTTTTCCCATTCCCTATTTACAATGAGCTACGTGCGCAGAGTGATATTAGATATGATGAAACAAGAAAGTGCTGGGATCTCTTTCGATATGCGGATATCCAGTCTGTTCTGAAGCAGCCAAAAGTGTTCTCATCACAGCGAGGAAGAAGCACAACGAAAACGAGTATTTTAACGATGGACCCGCCAAAACATACAAAAATGAGAGCACTCGTGAATAAAGCATTCACACCAAAAGCGATCAAACAATTAGAAGATAACATTAGAGACCTGACACATGACCTGCTGCAACAAGTCAAGGATCAGCGTACGTTTGATATCGTCCAAGATCTAGCAGCTCCCCTGCCTGTCATGATCATTGCTGAGCTTCTCGGCGCAGAGGTAAAGGATAGAGCGTTCATTAAGAAACATTCTGATGCCCTAGTAGCAGGTGCAAAGGATGAATCAAAAGAAGCCATTCAAGCAGTAGTCGATATGCAGAAACGCGCAGAGGAAGAGCTGTCCGCTTATTTTACTCACTTGATCCAAAAACGAAAAGAATCACCTACTGATGATCTGATCTCACTTCTCATTCAAGCAGAAATCGACGGTGAGCGTTTAACCGAGGATGAACTGCTTGGTTTTTGTATTCTATTACTTGTTGCCGGTAATGAGACAACGACCAATTTGATTACAAATGCAGTAAGACTGCTAACAGAGCAGCCGCATATCGCCGAAGCCGTACGGCAAGACCCTCCTCTTATTCCTCAATTGACCGAGGAAACGTTACGCTATTACCCACCTGTTCAAGCCATTGGGCGAATCGCGGCCGAGGATGTTGAGATTGCAGGCTCAAAAATTAAAAAAGGAGACTATCTCATTAGCTGGGTCGCTTCAGCAAATCGCGATGAACAGAAATTTGACGATCCAGATACGTTCCGTCTTGACCGGAAATCAAACCCGCATATGAGCTTTGGCTTCGGTATTCATTTTTGTCTCGGCGCACCGCTTGCCCGTCTTGAGAGCAACATTGCACTTGAAGTTTTACTCCAGACGTTTCAAGACATCACCTGCGTTGCAGATCAGCTAAAACCTATCCAAAGCACATTTGTTTTTGGAGTAAAAGAATTTCCTGTACAAGTCACCCGTTTTTAA
- the proC gene encoding pyrroline-5-carboxylate reductase, protein MAEGMIAGIVRSGQMPPGQIYATNRQNQLRLNELTTRYGIQTATMDSFPFEEMDMLILAMKPKDAETALESLKPHIQRDQLILSVLAGVKQSYIEDMLHEGQPVMRVMPNTSSTIGASATALCAGRYVKDDHISMSQALLSEMGEVYTIQEEQMDIFTGIAGSGPAYFYFLMERIEEAGEEAGLSKELSRQIGAQTLLGAAKMLQETEEDPSALREKITSPNGTTAAGLNALDDFGGGEAIKQAVKHAANRSKEISKQQKQKVSI, encoded by the coding sequence ATGGCGGAAGGAATGATTGCAGGGATTGTGCGATCAGGACAAATGCCGCCGGGCCAAATATACGCAACAAACAGACAAAATCAACTTCGATTGAATGAACTAACGACACGTTACGGAATACAAACAGCCACAATGGATTCTTTTCCTTTTGAAGAAATGGATATGTTGATCCTAGCCATGAAGCCAAAGGATGCTGAAACAGCACTTGAATCGTTAAAACCTCATATTCAGAGAGACCAGCTGATCTTGTCTGTCCTTGCAGGCGTGAAGCAATCCTATATTGAAGATATGCTGCATGAAGGGCAGCCCGTGATGAGGGTCATGCCGAATACGTCAAGTACGATCGGGGCTTCAGCGACCGCTTTATGTGCTGGGCGTTATGTGAAAGACGACCATATCAGCATGAGTCAGGCTCTTTTATCTGAAATGGGTGAAGTGTATACCATTCAGGAAGAACAAATGGATATTTTTACTGGAATTGCCGGAAGCGGACCAGCCTATTTTTATTTCTTAATGGAAAGAATCGAAGAAGCAGGGGAAGAAGCAGGTTTATCTAAGGAATTGTCTCGCCAAATTGGCGCGCAGACACTTCTCGGTGCTGCGAAAATGCTGCAAGAAACAGAGGAAGACCCTTCTGCATTAAGAGAGAAAATTACGTCACCAAATGGAACAACTGCGGCAGGACTGAATGCATTAGATGATTTTGGCGGAGGAGAAGCCATCAAGCAGGCCGTCAAACATGCTGCCAATCGATCAAAAGAAATCAGCAAACAGCAAAAACAAAAAGTATCTATATAA
- the proB gene encoding glutamate 5-kinase has protein sequence MYADKERKRIVVKIGSSSLTSFQGEISLKKLENLVNQIVKLKDEGHEVILVSSGAVAAGYRKLGFIDRPKTLPEKQASASIGQGLLMESYSTLFLSHGYIASQLLITRSDFSDETRYQNVRNTMNVLLDRGIIPIINENDTVTINRLKFGDNDTLSAKVAGLIDADFLAILSDIDGLYEENPHTNPNAKRILEVTDITEDIEAAAGDAGSSVGTGGMKSKLDAFKISMAAGINGFLGKADTPHILDKAINGTEDGTYFTADENLAPLNYKKQWIAFHSGPKGEIVVQKKSQEHLMHREKCLDSDGIVNVKGSFKKGDVVRILDQDEREIGLGIVNYPSEELALSRDSLQDEVVHVVDLEAFVCHLDLSIPVC, from the coding sequence GTGTACGCAGATAAAGAGAGAAAACGAATTGTTGTGAAAATCGGAAGCAGCTCTCTTACTAGCTTTCAAGGGGAGATTAGTTTAAAAAAACTAGAAAACCTCGTCAATCAAATTGTGAAACTCAAAGATGAAGGACATGAAGTCATTTTGGTTTCATCTGGTGCGGTTGCAGCTGGTTACCGAAAACTAGGATTTATCGATAGACCCAAAACACTGCCGGAAAAACAGGCATCTGCCTCGATAGGGCAAGGGCTTTTAATGGAATCATATTCTACTTTATTTTTATCACACGGTTATATTGCTTCACAGCTTTTAATCACAAGAAGTGATTTTTCAGATGAAACGCGCTATCAAAATGTGCGGAACACAATGAATGTGTTATTAGATCGAGGCATCATTCCGATTATCAATGAAAATGATACAGTGACGATTAATCGCTTGAAGTTCGGAGATAACGATACATTGTCTGCAAAAGTAGCTGGACTCATTGATGCGGATTTCCTTGCCATTTTATCTGATATTGATGGCCTGTATGAAGAGAACCCGCATACAAATCCGAATGCGAAAAGAATCCTTGAAGTCACAGACATCACAGAAGACATCGAAGCAGCAGCTGGAGATGCAGGTAGCAGTGTGGGCACAGGCGGAATGAAATCAAAGCTCGATGCGTTTAAAATTTCAATGGCTGCTGGTATCAATGGCTTTTTAGGCAAAGCGGATACGCCTCACATTTTAGACAAAGCAATCAACGGAACAGAGGATGGCACTTATTTTACCGCTGATGAAAACTTAGCACCGCTGAATTACAAGAAGCAGTGGATTGCCTTTCATTCTGGACCAAAAGGCGAGATCGTTGTGCAAAAGAAATCACAGGAACATCTTATGCACCGGGAGAAATGCCTTGATTCTGATGGGATTGTCAATGTAAAAGGTTCGTTTAAAAAAGGCGATGTCGTCCGTATTTTAGATCAAGATGAAAGAGAAATCGGGCTTGGTATTGTGAATTATCCATCTGAAGAACTGGCACTAAGCCGTGATTCGTTACAGGATGAAGTGGTTCATGTCGTCGATCTTGAAGCTTTTGTTTGTCATTTAGATTTATCGATACCAGTTTGCTAA
- a CDS encoding molybdopterin oxidoreductase family protein yields MTDYTAMKDGIFKSVCSLDCPDQCGLLIHKENGKIVKVQGDPDHPVTQGNICNKVRNVTARLYDEKRLTTPLKRVGRKGDGQFAPITWEEAIETIRQKWTKLIDEKGPESILPYSFYGNMGNLNAEGMDRRFFYRLGSSQLDRTICQSAGTTGYKYTMGASIGTDPEDTIHTKLFIFWGINAVSTNMHQITLAQKARKQGAKIVVIDVHKNQTGRMADWFIPLRPGTDSALALGIMHVLFKEGLTDEAFLETYTTGHQELREHVKQYDPDTVEEITGVSKEDIVTLARMYAETSPSLIRIGNGLQHHDNGGMSIRTISCLPALTGQWLHKGGGAMKSNSSFLSYNETALQRPDLLKDHTPRSFNMNQLGSVLTNAAPSIDALFVYSSNPAVVTPEANKVREGLLREDLFTVVHDLFLTETAKYADIVLPATSAFENEDFYTSYWHHYIQIQEPVIERYGESKSNTEVFRLLAHAMGFEDEAFRETDAELMEQALHHPENPHYEDISYEALKEKKWIKAKRGPFQDLKLSTPSGKIELYSEQMKKDGYPALPTYVPLYQESEYPLTFIPGPNHNFLNSTFSLHEKHQKLEKFPKLHMNEEDAKAREIEDGDMVRVLNDRGECELVVSVGQNVLSGVVVSQGLWADQKGKKQLVNGLTPDRLADMGGGATFFSGRVEVEKLS; encoded by the coding sequence ATGACCGATTATACAGCAATGAAAGACGGAATATTCAAATCAGTTTGTTCGTTAGATTGCCCAGATCAGTGCGGTCTTTTGATACATAAAGAAAATGGAAAGATCGTAAAAGTGCAGGGAGATCCAGACCACCCCGTCACCCAAGGCAACATATGTAACAAAGTGCGGAATGTCACAGCTCGTTTATATGATGAAAAACGATTGACGACTCCTTTGAAGCGTGTCGGCCGAAAAGGCGATGGGCAATTTGCGCCGATTACGTGGGAAGAAGCCATTGAAACCATTCGGCAAAAATGGACAAAGCTCATTGACGAAAAAGGTCCAGAAAGTATTCTGCCATACAGCTTCTATGGGAATATGGGCAATCTGAATGCTGAAGGCATGGACCGCCGCTTTTTCTATCGTCTTGGTTCAAGTCAGTTAGACCGAACCATCTGTCAGTCAGCAGGAACGACCGGCTATAAATATACAATGGGTGCAAGCATCGGAACTGACCCAGAAGACACCATTCATACGAAACTATTCATCTTTTGGGGAATCAATGCTGTGTCGACCAATATGCACCAAATCACCCTCGCGCAAAAAGCCCGAAAGCAAGGAGCAAAGATTGTTGTGATTGATGTTCACAAAAACCAAACTGGCCGGATGGCAGATTGGTTCATTCCGCTTCGACCTGGTACTGACAGTGCCCTTGCACTTGGCATCATGCATGTCCTTTTTAAAGAAGGACTGACAGATGAAGCCTTTTTAGAAACGTATACAACCGGTCATCAGGAGCTGCGTGAGCATGTGAAACAGTATGATCCAGACACAGTTGAGGAGATCACTGGGGTTTCAAAAGAGGACATCGTGACACTTGCAAGAATGTATGCAGAGACATCACCATCTCTTATTCGTATTGGCAATGGGTTGCAGCACCATGATAATGGCGGGATGAGCATTCGAACTATTTCCTGCCTCCCTGCTCTGACTGGTCAGTGGCTCCATAAGGGCGGCGGTGCGATGAAATCAAACTCTTCTTTTCTGAGCTATAATGAAACAGCTCTTCAGCGGCCAGATCTATTAAAGGACCACACGCCTAGGTCATTTAATATGAATCAGCTTGGCAGTGTGCTGACGAATGCAGCGCCTTCCATAGATGCACTCTTTGTCTACTCGTCAAACCCAGCCGTTGTCACGCCTGAAGCAAATAAAGTAAGAGAAGGTTTGCTGAGAGAGGACTTATTTACAGTCGTTCATGATCTATTTCTGACAGAGACAGCTAAGTATGCAGACATTGTCCTGCCTGCCACATCCGCCTTTGAAAATGAGGATTTCTATACATCATACTGGCACCACTATATTCAAATTCAAGAGCCAGTGATTGAACGCTATGGAGAAAGCAAATCCAATACAGAAGTATTTCGCTTGTTAGCTCATGCGATGGGCTTTGAAGATGAAGCCTTCCGCGAGACAGATGCGGAACTTATGGAACAAGCCCTTCATCATCCAGAAAATCCGCATTATGAGGACATTTCATACGAGGCATTAAAAGAAAAGAAATGGATCAAAGCAAAAAGAGGACCTTTCCAGGACTTAAAGCTCTCTACTCCGAGCGGTAAAATTGAGCTTTATTCTGAACAAATGAAAAAAGACGGGTATCCAGCGCTTCCAACCTATGTGCCCCTCTATCAGGAAAGCGAATATCCACTTACCTTTATACCGGGTCCGAATCATAATTTCCTTAACTCGACCTTCTCTCTTCATGAAAAGCATCAAAAACTCGAGAAGTTTCCTAAGCTTCATATGAATGAAGAGGATGCAAAGGCAAGAGAGATTGAAGATGGTGATATGGTGCGTGTGCTGAATGACCGGGGTGAATGCGAGCTTGTCGTGTCAGTTGGTCAAAATGTCTTATCAGGTGTTGTGGTGAGCCAAGGATTATGGGCAGATCAAAAAGGCAAAAAACAGCTAGTCAATGGACTAACACCTGATCGGCTAGCAGATATGGGCGGCGGTGCGACGTTCTTTTCTGGCAGAGTTGAAGTTGAAAAGTTATCATAG